The segment GAGATGCGATCGGACAGCCGCTCGTCCGCCGCCGTCCAGGACCAGTCATAGGCGTCGAGGTTGCGGAAGACATAGGGCATCTCGGCCGCATGGACCGCGCCGAAGCCGCTCTCGATATAGCGGCCCTCGGGGATCGGCGGGGCGTGGAGCCAGTCATAATAATAGACCGGCTGCCGGCCGTGCCGCGCGGCGAGCCTGGCCCAGGTCCAGTTCTGCCAGCCGAACACCCGGTCGGCGAGCAGGTCGCCGCTGGCGCGCGTGGCCTCCCGGTCGTCGTCGGCGGGATAGGCGCTCAGCGCCGCGTCGGCCAGCGCGCCCATGTCCTGCCGGACATAGGCCCGATAGTCGGCGAGGTCGCGGATCGCGGGCAGGCCCGAGCAGTCGTCGACGGTCGAGCCGGTCAGCAGCGGCACGTCGTTGTGCCGGCCGGCGCGGATGATCGCGGCCGGGCTGTCGGGCAGGGCATGTCCGTCGACGATCGGATAGTTGGTGTCCGCCGCGCCCTCGCCGAGATGGCCGCCGAGCGCCTCCATATACCAGGCGCCGGGCTCCATCGGGATCGGCGCCGCCATGATCGCGTCGGCGGGCAGGGCGCGGAGCGCGGCGACGTCGGCGGCCCCCAGCGCCTCCGACATCTGGAGGCCGCGCGCCTCGGCCGAGGGCAGGTCGAGCAGCTTGTCGAACAGCCCGCTGCTGCCGCTCGGCGGGCCCATGAACGCGCCGCTGCCGGCGATCGCGCGATGGAACAGGCCCTTCGACAAGGGCGAGGCCATGTGCATCGAGCAGCTCGCCGACCCGGCCGACACGCCGAAGATGGTGACGTTGTCCGGATCGCCGCCGAAGCCGGCGATGTTGTCGCGCACCCAGCGCAGCGCCGCGACCTGGTCCATGAAGCCGTAATTGCCCGAGGCGCGATGGTCGCTCTCGGCGGTGAGGCCCGGATGGGCGAGGAAGCCGAAGCGGCCCAGCCGATAGTTCACCGTCACCACCACCACGCCCAGTTCGGCGAGCGCGGCGCCGTCGAACAGCGGCTTGCCGTCGGGCGCGGTGGTGCAGGCCGAGGAGCCGAACATGAAGGCGCCGAGATGGAACCAGACCATCACCGGCCGCCGCTCCGATCCGCTTCCGGCGCCGGTCCAGACGTTGAGCGTCAGGCAGTCCTCGCTCTGCGGCGGCGAACCGGGATGGTAGAGCGAGGCGGGCGAGGGCAGATATTGCATCGCGACCGGCGAATGGTGGTCGGCCGCGCGCGTCCCCTGCCAGGGCAGCGGATCGTGCGGCGGGCGCCAGCGCAGCTCGCCGACCGGCGGCGCGGCATAGGGGATGCCCAGGAAGGCGCTCCCGCTCCGCGTCGCGATGCCGCTGAGCCGGCCCTGCCGTGTCGTCACGCCGTCGATCATCGCCTTGCCTCTCCTCGGTTCAGTCCGGTCGTTCCATCCGGAAATGGCCGTCCGGCGTCAGATGGAAATAGTCCGCGGTGCCGCCGCCGCGAAGGATGGGATCGCTCGCCAGCGTGTCGTAGACCCCGTCGGCGATCAGGGTGCGGGCGATGCGGACATGGACCGCCTCGCCGATGACGAGGTGCGATCCCGAGGGCTGGCCGTGGCGATCCCGCAGGTCGACGATCTGGGTCAGCACGCAATCGAACGAGACGGGGGCTTCGGCGACGCAGGGCGGGCTGCCGAAGCTCGACGGCATCGGCGTCAGCCCGGCGAGCGCGAACTCGTCCACCTCGTGCGGGACGACGGCGGAGGAGAGGTTCATCGCCGTGGCGAGCGAGCGGGTCGCCAGGTTCCAGACGAAGCGCCCGGTCTCCTCGGCATTGCGCAGGCTGTCCTTCCGCCCG is part of the Rhizorhabdus wittichii RW1 genome and harbors:
- a CDS encoding Carboxylesterase, type B (PFAM: Carboxylesterase, type B), giving the protein MIDGVTTRQGRLSGIATRSGSAFLGIPYAAPPVGELRWRPPHDPLPWQGTRAADHHSPVAMQYLPSPASLYHPGSPPQSEDCLTLNVWTGAGSGSERRPVMVWFHLGAFMFGSSACTTAPDGKPLFDGAALAELGVVVVTVNYRLGRFGFLAHPGLTAESDHRASGNYGFMDQVAALRWVRDNIAGFGGDPDNVTIFGVSAGSASCSMHMASPLSKGLFHRAIAGSGAFMGPPSGSSGLFDKLLDLPSAEARGLQMSEALGAADVAALRALPADAIMAAPIPMEPGAWYMEALGGHLGEGAADTNYPIVDGHALPDSPAAIIRAGRHNDVPLLTGSTVDDCSGLPAIRDLADYRAYVRQDMGALADAALSAYPADDDREATRASGDLLADRVFGWQNWTWARLAARHGRQPVYYYDWLHAPPIPEGRYIESGFGAVHAAEMPYVFRNLDAYDWSWTAADERLSDRISAYWVNFARSGDPNGSDLPHWSRFEGDDGPAMRIGAEPAMGRPGRGERFAVLDAYYADRATP
- a CDS encoding Conserved protein/domain typically associated with flavoprotein oxygenase DIM6/NTAB family-like protein — translated: MPPADGAASVARPAGKGHDFHCYDPAVGHGLRHNPMQAIIAPRPIGWISSASAAGVNNLAPYSFFNMFRATPPLIGFSSGGRKDSLRNAEETGRFVWNLATRSLATAMNLSSAVVPHEVDEFALAGLTPMPSSFGSPPCVAEAPVSFDCVLTQIVDLRDRHGQPSGSHLVIGEAVHVRIARTLIADGVYDTLASDPILRGGGTADYFHLTPDGHFRMERPD